One Campylobacter concisus DNA window includes the following coding sequences:
- a CDS encoding methyl-accepting chemotaxis protein, protein MNNLGIKSKIMAIVIVSLIGLGIMSAYMLNGILKTRSKAEFSEKIVDTIINQNNFIHEMQKERGFSSGVLAGGDNKNLLEQRKKVDAALDKLEEKNEIVSEINSIRSNVDQKSGNDLISRITKILRKEVIAINGYSDKLEPSLVDDLKRIIIVGEIKESFGILRATLNGVFTKKSISKEDYNKVVALNSVINKFMQDFDDYNPKEFSDEFDAIARKKADFIDAMNIIKNVVATEDVSYDAASWFSKISISIDAMRELELKLLDNMQKDARRIKGDANTELIISSIVIAICILLMLLVSTLIGKNLISGIDQTKNGLVKFFDFLNNKTNKAEFLDRSGSDEIGQMSALINENIKQIEANLSEQNNFIKEANTFVNQIGKGNYVAQLNADTSNPALSQLKQTFKDLQIALKHAIAENGDDVLNLLESFKKQDFTKRLEDDGKMAVGINALGEEIAKMLRANLDQAHVLEEKAESLSQSMKELTQGANIQASSLQESAAAVEQMSSSMNAISQKTSDVIRQSDEIKNIITIIRDIADQTNLLALNAAIEAARAGEHGRGFAVVADEVRKLAERTQKSLTEIEANTNVLAQSINEMSESIKEQSEGINMINQSVAQIDTLTKENVVIVNKANEVTSDVDDMAKAIVNEVRKSKF, encoded by the coding sequence ATGAATAATCTAGGTATTAAATCAAAGATTATGGCGATAGTTATCGTCAGTCTTATTGGCCTTGGTATCATGAGTGCATACATGCTAAATGGTATCTTAAAAACTCGCTCAAAAGCAGAGTTTAGCGAGAAAATCGTGGATACAATAATAAATCAAAATAATTTTATCCATGAAATGCAAAAAGAACGCGGATTTAGCTCAGGTGTGCTAGCGGGAGGGGATAATAAAAATTTATTAGAGCAGCGTAAAAAAGTAGATGCTGCGCTTGATAAGCTTGAAGAGAAAAATGAAATAGTTTCAGAGATAAATAGTATCCGCTCAAATGTGGATCAAAAAAGTGGCAATGATCTAATTAGTCGTATAACAAAAATTTTAAGAAAAGAGGTCATTGCTATAAATGGATATAGTGATAAGCTTGAGCCTAGCTTGGTAGATGATCTAAAGCGTATCATTATTGTTGGTGAGATAAAAGAGTCTTTTGGTATTTTGCGTGCTACTTTAAATGGGGTTTTTACTAAAAAGAGCATAAGCAAAGAGGACTACAATAAAGTAGTTGCACTAAATAGCGTTATAAATAAATTTATGCAGGATTTTGACGATTACAATCCAAAAGAATTTAGCGATGAATTTGATGCTATCGCTAGAAAAAAGGCTGATTTTATAGATGCGATGAATATTATTAAAAATGTAGTTGCTACCGAAGATGTATCTTATGATGCAGCGAGTTGGTTTTCAAAGATAAGCATTTCAATAGATGCGATGAGAGAGCTTGAACTTAAACTACTTGATAATATGCAAAAAGATGCAAGACGTATTAAGGGTGATGCAAATACCGAACTTATTATAAGTTCTATTGTGATTGCGATTTGTATTTTACTTATGTTGCTAGTATCTACATTAATAGGTAAAAATCTGATCTCTGGTATAGATCAGACTAAAAATGGCTTAGTTAAGTTTTTTGACTTTTTAAATAACAAAACTAATAAGGCTGAATTTTTAGATCGTAGCGGTAGCGACGAGATCGGACAGATGAGTGCACTAATAAATGAGAATATCAAACAAATCGAGGCAAATTTATCTGAACAAAATAATTTCATTAAAGAAGCAAATACTTTTGTAAATCAAATCGGAAAAGGTAACTACGTAGCTCAGCTTAATGCAGATACTTCAAATCCTGCACTTAGCCAGCTAAAACAAACTTTCAAAGACTTACAAATCGCACTTAAACATGCTATTGCGGAAAACGGCGATGATGTGTTAAATCTACTAGAAAGCTTTAAAAAACAAGACTTTACTAAAAGGCTTGAAGATGATGGCAAAATGGCGGTTGGTATAAATGCTCTTGGTGAAGAGATAGCCAAGATGTTAAGAGCAAATTTAGATCAAGCCCATGTGCTAGAAGAAAAGGCTGAGTCTTTAAGTCAGTCAATGAAAGAACTAACTCAAGGCGCAAATATACAAGCAAGCTCACTTCAAGAGTCTGCTGCCGCAGTAGAGCAAATGTCAAGCTCAATGAATGCAATATCTCAAAAAACATCTGATGTTATTAGACAAAGTGATGAGATTAAAAACATCATAACTATTATTAGAGATATAGCTGATCAAACAAATTTACTAGCTCTTAATGCCGCGATCGAGGCGGCACGTGCAGGAGAGCATGGTAGAGGCTTTGCGGTTGTTGCAGATGAGGTTAGAAAACTAGCAGAGAGAACTCAAAAATCTCTAACAGAGATCGAAGCAAATACAAACGTACTAGCTCAATCAATAAATGAAATGAGTGAATCTATAAAAGAGCAAAGTGAAGGAATTAACATGATAAATCAATCAGTTGCTCAAATAGACACACTTACAAAAGAAAATGTAGTAATTGTTAATAAGGCAAATGAAGTAACATCTGATGTTGACGACATGGCTAAGGCAATAGTAAACGAAGTTAGAAAAAGTAAATTTTAA
- a CDS encoding transporter substrate-binding domain-containing protein — protein MSKILKFLMASLVLFLLGCGDDANKKNAANNAEEASKNVVYKVGSSADYPPFEYLDENNKIVGFEIDLLNEITKKTGIKFDVANMSFDGLISALKTGKIDIAISGMSATDERRKSVDFTKPYYFSENLFIRKKGSDVNKDNLKDKKISAQVGTLQEEAAKSITAKSIPAENVAAAIMSLNAGKIDVVLTDSPIGVEYLKQNSDLEEFLRVPDGTEGFAMAFDKGKHTELIKKIDATIDELQKSGEFDKMLDKYGLKK, from the coding sequence ATGAGTAAAATTTTAAAATTTTTGATGGCAAGCTTAGTTTTATTTTTACTAGGTTGTGGCGATGATGCTAATAAAAAAAATGCAGCAAATAATGCCGAAGAAGCTAGTAAAAATGTAGTTTATAAAGTTGGCTCAAGTGCTGATTATCCACCTTTTGAATATCTTGATGAAAACAATAAAATTGTTGGCTTTGAGATAGATTTATTAAATGAGATCACCAAAAAAACTGGAATAAAATTTGATGTTGCAAATATGAGCTTTGATGGACTGATATCAGCATTAAAAACTGGTAAAATCGATATTGCCATAAGCGGAATGAGCGCAACTGATGAGAGAAGGAAATCGGTTGATTTTACCAAGCCATATTATTTTTCAGAAAATTTATTTATCCGCAAAAAAGGCTCAGATGTAAATAAAGACAACCTTAAGGATAAGAAAATTTCAGCTCAAGTTGGCACACTTCAAGAAGAAGCAGCCAAAAGCATAACTGCTAAGTCGATACCTGCTGAAAATGTAGCAGCTGCCATCATGTCACTAAACGCTGGCAAAATCGACGTTGTACTAACTGATAGTCCGATAGGAGTTGAATATTTAAAACAAAATTCAGATTTAGAAGAATTTTTAAGAGTTCCTGATGGCACGGAAGGATTTGCAATGGCATTTGATAAAGGCAAACATACTGAGCTTATCAAGAAGATAGACGCAACAATCGATGAGCTACAAAAATCTGGCGAATTTGACAAAATGCTAGATAAATATGGATTAAAGAAATAA
- a CDS encoding amino acid ABC transporter ATP-binding protein — translation MIEIKNLNKSYGDLRVLNDISVDIKKGEVIAIIGPSGGGKSTFLRCINRLEEPDSGHIKINGEDILDKKSDINKIRQKVSMVFQHFNLFANKNVLQNLTLAPIKAGILDKASAEKRADELLKSVGLSDKKFAYPHKLSGGQKQRIAIARSLAMEPEVILFDEPTSALDPEMIGEVLDIMKDVAARGITMLVVTHEMGFARNVANRIFFMDKGKIAVDDTPKNVFTNPQHERLKEFLGKILNH, via the coding sequence ATGATTGAGATTAAAAATTTAAACAAAAGTTATGGCGATTTGCGAGTTTTAAATGATATTAGCGTAGATATAAAAAAAGGTGAAGTTATAGCGATAATTGGTCCGAGTGGTGGTGGCAAAAGTACGTTTTTACGTTGTATAAACCGCCTTGAGGAGCCAGATAGTGGACACATAAAGATAAATGGCGAAGATATTTTAGATAAAAAATCAGACATAAATAAAATTCGCCAAAAAGTGAGCATGGTTTTTCAGCACTTTAATCTTTTTGCAAATAAAAACGTCTTGCAAAATTTAACTCTAGCTCCGATAAAAGCGGGAATTTTAGATAAAGCAAGCGCAGAAAAAAGAGCCGATGAGTTGCTAAAAAGTGTTGGGCTAAGTGATAAGAAATTTGCCTATCCGCACAAGCTTTCAGGCGGACAGAAGCAACGTATCGCGATCGCTAGAAGCCTAGCGATGGAGCCAGAAGTGATACTTTTTGATGAACCGACAAGTGCACTTGATCCTGAGATGATCGGAGAGGTGCTTGATATTATGAAAGATGTTGCCGCAAGGGGTATAACGATGCTTGTGGTTACACACGAAATGGGTTTTGCAAGAAACGTGGCAAATAGAATTTTCTTTATGGATAAAGGCAAAATCGCAGTTGATGACACACCAAAAAATGTCTTTACAAATCCGCAACATGAGCGCTTAAAAGAGTTTTTAGGCAAAATTTTAAATCATTAA
- a CDS encoding amino acid ABC transporter permease — protein sequence MKAQNLAKFLFFIIIVSLGAYFFYPRDLSEAQEIAYIKSYGVTLGLTIGGIAIGITLGFTLAFIKFLNIKILNFIIDEYIDILRGTPVILQLLIFSVVIFATWSDNFYVALIALGLNSSAYVAEIVRSGINSVDKGQMEAARAMGLNYYVSMREIVFPQATKNILPALANEFISLFKETSVVGYISVVDITMQSKSLQAVFYSPEPVIFTGIVYYVSVKFFTLLVKLLERRLNRHD from the coding sequence TTGAAGGCTCAAAATTTAGCTAAATTTCTATTTTTTATAATAATCGTCTCACTTGGAGCATATTTTTTCTATCCAAGAGATCTTAGTGAGGCTCAAGAGATCGCTTATATCAAAAGTTACGGAGTGACTTTAGGGCTTACTATAGGCGGTATTGCCATAGGCATAACACTTGGATTTACCTTGGCGTTTATTAAATTTTTAAATATTAAAATCTTAAATTTTATAATTGATGAATATATCGATATCTTACGTGGAACACCTGTAATACTTCAACTTTTAATATTTTCAGTTGTCATTTTTGCAACATGGAGCGATAATTTTTATGTAGCTCTCATCGCACTTGGACTAAATAGTTCTGCTTATGTGGCCGAGATCGTGCGAAGTGGCATAAACAGTGTCGATAAAGGACAAATGGAAGCGGCTCGTGCGATGGGCCTAAACTACTATGTTTCGATGCGCGAGATAGTTTTTCCACAAGCTACAAAAAATATCTTACCAGCTCTTGCAAATGAGTTTATATCACTATTTAAAGAGACATCAGTCGTGGGCTATATAAGCGTCGTTGATATCACGATGCAAAGTAAGAGCTTGCAAGCGGTCTTTTATAGTCCAGAGCCAGTCATTTTTACAGGTATTGTCTATTATGTGAGTGTTAAATTTTTTACACTTTTGGTAAAACTACTTGAGAGGAGATTAAACCGCCATGATTGA
- the putP gene encoding sodium/proline symporter PutP, with product MSFGSYLAIAIYFGFLLFIGRYFYDKNASMNEYLLDNRRMGPVVTALSAGASDMSGWMLLGVPGALYATGIANVWMIIGLIIGAYCNYLFLAKRLRIYTEVASDSITIPDFLENRFKDRTKILRIISGLIILIFFTLYVSSGIIAGGKTFESFFGLKFAYGAVFTLVIVVFYTFFGGFKAVSITDAFQGLLMFCVLVSIPVVAYLNLDLPSDTNLLKEISKLDANHLNPFRDQTFWGILGLMAWGFGYFGQPHIIVRFMAIRDSKELAKARRIGIGWMTIGLLGAIMSGLIGFVYFSQRGGLSDPETVFLKLGELLFPPFFIGIIISAVLSAIMSTISSQLLVTSSSVTKDFIFAFYKKEISQNTQTAISRYAVVVVAIVATILAFISTDNVLNVVGNAWAGFGASFGPVLLFSLYWKRMSALGALAGMIAGGATVIFWITSGLNVYVYEILPGIIASCIAIISVSIWGDAINKMTSEPHEQVIKDEFEKMKTRL from the coding sequence ATGAGCTTTGGGTCTTATTTAGCCATCGCCATCTATTTTGGCTTTTTGCTCTTTATCGGACGATATTTCTACGATAAAAATGCAAGTATGAACGAGTATCTGCTAGATAACCGTCGAATGGGTCCAGTGGTTACTGCACTTAGTGCTGGTGCTTCTGATATGAGTGGTTGGATGCTACTTGGCGTGCCCGGAGCATTATACGCAACTGGCATAGCAAATGTGTGGATGATAATCGGTCTTATCATTGGAGCTTACTGCAACTATCTATTTTTAGCAAAGAGGCTTAGAATTTATACTGAGGTTGCGAGTGATAGCATCACAATACCAGACTTTTTAGAAAATCGCTTTAAAGATAGGACTAAAATTTTAAGAATTATCTCTGGTCTTATCATTTTGATCTTTTTCACACTTTATGTAAGTAGCGGCATTATCGCTGGCGGAAAGACATTTGAGAGCTTTTTTGGTTTAAAATTTGCCTACGGAGCGGTCTTTACACTTGTCATTGTGGTCTTTTACACATTTTTTGGTGGGTTTAAAGCAGTTAGTATAACTGACGCATTTCAGGGGCTTTTGATGTTTTGTGTCCTAGTCTCAATCCCAGTCGTGGCATATCTAAATTTAGACTTGCCAAGCGATACAAATTTACTAAAAGAGATAAGCAAGCTTGATGCAAATCACCTAAATCCATTTAGAGATCAAACTTTTTGGGGAATTTTAGGACTTATGGCTTGGGGATTTGGCTACTTTGGACAGCCACATATCATCGTTAGATTTATGGCGATACGCGACTCAAAAGAGCTTGCTAAAGCAAGAAGAATAGGCATTGGCTGGATGACGATCGGCCTACTAGGCGCAATTATGAGCGGACTTATCGGCTTTGTCTACTTTAGTCAAAGAGGCGGACTTAGCGATCCTGAGACTGTATTTTTAAAGCTTGGCGAGTTACTTTTCCCACCATTTTTTATAGGCATTATCATCTCAGCTGTGCTTTCAGCGATTATGAGTACTATCTCAAGTCAGCTTTTAGTTACATCTAGCTCGGTAACAAAGGACTTTATCTTTGCATTCTATAAAAAAGAGATTAGTCAAAATACACAAACGGCGATCAGTCGCTATGCTGTCGTAGTAGTGGCCATAGTTGCTACAATACTTGCCTTTATCTCGACAGATAATGTCCTAAACGTAGTTGGCAACGCTTGGGCTGGATTTGGTGCGAGCTTTGGACCAGTGCTACTTTTTAGCCTTTACTGGAAGCGCATGAGTGCACTTGGAGCACTCGCTGGTATGATAGCTGGAGGCGCGACCGTAATATTTTGGATCACTTCGGGGCTAAACGTATATGTTTATGAAATTTTACCTGGCATCATAGCATCTTGCATAGCGATCATTAGCGTAAGTATCTGGGGAGACGCGATAAATAAAATGACGAGCGAACCTCACGAGCAAGTCATAAAAGATGAATTTGAAAAGATGAAAACAAGGCTTTAA
- the mnmC gene encoding bifunctional tRNA (5-methylaminomethyl-2-thiouridine)(34)-methyltransferase MnmD/FAD-dependent 5-carboxymethylaminomethyl-2-thiouridine(34) oxidoreductase MnmC, whose product MKNANLSFKGQIPFNEEFGDIYFNTDKPWLESEFVFASALDEIWQSKDSFVIAETGFGAGLNFFTLCKKFKNSSKKLHFVSIEKSPIKKEDILKIYENLGIFKAYARKLVSLYPPLIEGIHRINFAPNITLDLCYGEAKEILPELDFSADIWFLDGFAPSKNDSIWSEEIFRQIARLSRVGTIARTYSCAKIVKDGLKGAGFLLSLKEGYARKRQMSSAVLEKKDENLKDAWFVRCEPVASVNGKTALIIGAGVAGLATAGELAKNGFKVVIAEAKVEVATNGSGNHCGALMPLVTKPGVNLGRMHLNAFLQAVRFYKATLPKSLIKFSGCIDYAFDDELIKRYGSWQTQSVEDIFKFDENLKPYPGIFIKDGAYARPREICKFLSSNFEILFNHEYESRAHLQNGKISVKFKNGKNLETDILVFCTGSKSSEIFKGYDMQISSVRGQVTHLKPIFKNTLPLSAKGYICPAVKGVQVIGATYARNEICDTPKVEDNAKNLSDVSEFFDTTKATIIGSRVGYRSYSGDRFPIIGALHDEEFYKQNYKGLFWSKNKDNNPKASYEKNVFVNFAHGSRGLGTAILGANLIADLVLDRPLCIERSLFHELHPARFLIRKLKKGLKF is encoded by the coding sequence ATGAAAAATGCAAATTTAAGCTTTAAAGGGCAAATTCCATTTAACGAGGAGTTTGGCGATATCTATTTCAATACCGACAAACCTTGGCTTGAGAGCGAATTTGTCTTTGCAAGTGCACTTGATGAAATTTGGCAGAGTAAAGATAGCTTCGTCATCGCTGAGACAGGATTTGGTGCCGGGCTAAATTTCTTCACACTTTGTAAGAAATTTAAAAATAGTTCTAAAAAACTTCACTTTGTTAGCATCGAAAAAAGCCCTATTAAAAAAGAAGATATTTTAAAAATTTATGAAAATTTAGGCATTTTTAAAGCTTATGCTAGAAAGCTGGTTTCGCTCTATCCACCTCTTATTGAGGGCATACACCGTATAAATTTTGCCCCAAATATCACACTTGATCTTTGCTACGGCGAGGCTAAAGAAATTTTACCTGAGCTTGATTTTAGCGCTGACATCTGGTTTCTAGATGGCTTTGCTCCAAGTAAAAATGACTCGATCTGGAGCGAAGAAATTTTTAGACAGATCGCAAGACTAAGCAGGGTTGGTACGATTGCTAGAACCTATTCATGCGCAAAAATAGTAAAAGACGGGCTAAAGGGCGCTGGCTTTTTGCTAAGCCTAAAAGAGGGTTACGCTAGAAAACGTCAGATGAGTAGTGCCGTGCTAGAGAAAAAGGATGAAAATTTAAAGGATGCTTGGTTTGTGAGATGCGAACCAGTTGCTAGTGTAAATGGTAAAACAGCGCTTATCATAGGAGCTGGCGTGGCTGGACTTGCAACAGCTGGCGAGCTAGCCAAAAATGGCTTTAAAGTGGTGATCGCCGAGGCAAAGGTCGAAGTGGCTACAAATGGCTCTGGTAATCACTGTGGCGCTTTGATGCCGTTAGTTACCAAGCCCGGGGTAAATTTAGGCCGCATGCATTTAAACGCATTTTTGCAAGCAGTGAGATTTTACAAGGCAACTTTGCCAAAAAGCCTTATTAAATTTAGTGGCTGCATCGACTACGCATTTGATGATGAGCTCATCAAAAGATATGGCTCGTGGCAAACTCAAAGCGTAGAGGATATTTTTAAATTTGATGAGAACTTAAAGCCATATCCTGGGATATTTATAAAAGACGGTGCATACGCTAGGCCAAGAGAAATTTGTAAATTTCTCTCAAGCAACTTTGAAATTTTATTTAATCACGAGTATGAGAGTAGGGCGCATCTACAAAACGGCAAGATAAGCGTTAAATTTAAAAATGGTAAAAATTTAGAGACCGATATTTTGGTCTTTTGCACTGGCAGTAAGAGCAGTGAAATTTTTAAGGGCTACGACATGCAAATAAGCAGTGTCCGAGGCCAAGTAACCCACTTAAAACCAATATTTAAAAATACTTTACCGCTAAGCGCAAAAGGCTACATCTGCCCAGCCGTCAAAGGCGTACAAGTTATCGGTGCAACTTATGCTAGAAATGAAATTTGCGATACGCCTAAAGTTGAGGATAATGCTAAAAATTTAAGTGATGTAAGCGAGTTTTTTGACACCACAAAAGCCACCATTATCGGTTCACGTGTGGGATATAGGAGCTATAGCGGAGATAGGTTTCCGATAATTGGCGCCTTGCATGATGAAGAATTTTACAAGCAAAACTACAAAGGGCTATTTTGGAGCAAAAATAAAGATAACAACCCAAAGGCAAGCTACGAAAAAAATGTCTTTGTAAATTTTGCTCATGGCTCACGAGGTCTTGGCACAGCGATACTTGGAGCAAATTTGATAGCTGATCTTGTGCTTGATCGCCCACTTTGCATAGAAAGATCGCTATTTCACGAGCTTCATCCAGCTAGATTTTTGATAAGAAAACTAAAAAAGGGATTAAAATTTTAA
- a CDS encoding N-acetylmuramoyl-L-alanine amidase family protein, translating to MKRAIILFFIVCNFLFAATNSDIFAKFDKNFASSSRSAKIKFHNDIKDIYVDAIIKNDKNIKKQALTRLITSSKSLGFDSSGYVKDLNALNGVKSASTPSAALTLLSATKVNDTLVLKFNTKIDTAKLKTSFLKQQNTYKNIMDIDGRLNGNPLTYKNFISDYIHISQYDKNTVRVIFSDKIQKTIKANATGDLLVISAQNFISNENVKAPLHKTKNKNEEVPHKEPEPNLKPQPAQSEPVAAPLPPVATGKFSRNKTIVIDPGHGGTDPGAVNGKLQEKTAVLGVAKKLGDILKARGYKVYFTRSTDVFINLRTRTKFANDKMADLFVSIHANAAPNATKAKSMHGIETFFLSPARSERSKNAAALENKSDIEEMNYFSQQTFLNVLNREKIIASNKLGIDIQKEILASARKVYAASDGSVREAPFWVLVGALMPAVLVEIGYITHPVEGEKLFNDAYQNALANGIANGIDGYFAKNR from the coding sequence ATGAAACGAGCGATAATCCTCTTTTTTATTGTTTGTAATTTCCTTTTTGCTGCGACAAATTCAGATATATTTGCAAAATTTGATAAAAATTTTGCCAGCTCAAGCAGAAGTGCAAAGATCAAATTTCACAACGATATAAAAGATATCTATGTCGACGCGATCATAAAGAATGACAAAAATATAAAAAAACAAGCACTCACAAGACTCATAACCAGCTCAAAATCGCTTGGTTTTGACTCAAGTGGGTATGTAAAAGATCTAAATGCACTAAATGGCGTAAAGAGTGCCAGTACGCCTAGTGCTGCTCTGACGCTACTTAGTGCTACAAAGGTAAATGACACTTTAGTGCTTAAGTTTAATACAAAAATTGATACTGCAAAATTAAAAACATCCTTTTTAAAGCAGCAAAATACATATAAAAACATTATGGATATTGATGGTAGACTAAATGGCAATCCGCTAACTTATAAAAATTTTATATCTGATTATATTCATATCTCGCAGTATGATAAAAACACTGTTAGAGTTATTTTTTCTGATAAGATCCAAAAGACTATAAAAGCAAATGCGACAGGCGATCTGCTTGTAATCAGCGCTCAAAATTTTATCTCAAACGAAAATGTAAAAGCACCACTTCATAAAACTAAAAACAAAAACGAAGAAGTGCCACACAAAGAGCCTGAGCCAAATTTAAAGCCACAGCCCGCACAAAGCGAGCCAGTGGCAGCACCTTTGCCACCAGTTGCGACTGGTAAATTTTCACGCAACAAAACGATCGTCATCGATCCAGGACATGGTGGCACAGACCCTGGCGCGGTAAATGGCAAACTGCAAGAAAAAACAGCCGTTTTAGGCGTGGCCAAAAAACTTGGCGACATATTAAAAGCGCGTGGTTACAAGGTCTATTTTACCAGGTCAACCGATGTCTTTATAAATTTAAGAACAAGAACAAAATTTGCAAATGATAAGATGGCCGATCTTTTTGTTTCCATTCACGCAAATGCTGCTCCAAATGCCACAAAGGCAAAGAGCATGCACGGCATTGAGACATTTTTCTTATCGCCTGCAAGAAGTGAACGTAGTAAAAACGCGGCTGCGCTTGAGAACAAATCAGATATCGAAGAGATGAACTACTTTTCGCAGCAGACGTTTTTAAACGTGCTAAACCGCGAGAAGATTATCGCGTCAAATAAGCTTGGCATCGATATCCAAAAAGAAATTTTAGCAAGTGCTAGAAAGGTCTATGCTGCAAGTGATGGCAGTGTGAGAGAGGCGCCGTTTTGGGTGCTTGTAGGCGCTCTTATGCCAGCAGTTCTTGTTGAGATCGGCTATATCACGCATCCAGTCGAGGGTGAAAAGCTCTTTAATGATGCCTATCAAAACGCTCTTGCAAATGGCATTGCAAACGGCATTGACGGATATTTTGCAAAAAATAGATGA
- a CDS encoding nitronate monooxygenase, translating into MELKPLKIGKYEIKYPIFQGGMGLGISWDKLAGNVSLEGGLGIISSVGTGYYENRKFIDKELNAKPFGSENFYSTRGLRAIIENARKICGDLPLGVNIMYAANDYARVVKDACEAGINIIVSGAGLPTNLPEFTQNFKEVALVPIISSAKALKIICKRWLQRYDRLPDAVVLEGPLSGGHQGFTYEQCLDPEFSLFNLIPQVKAEIKEWGDFPLIAAGGIWDKNDIEKAISLGADGVQMGTRFIGTHECDADIGFKEVILAAEEKDIELIKSPVGYPARGIRTNLINLVEKRMGPKIQCISNCVSPCQRGKGAKEVGYCIADRLFDSFSGKKETGLFFTGANGYKLKELISVKELMHKLVHGE; encoded by the coding sequence ATGGAGTTAAAGCCATTAAAAATAGGAAAATATGAGATAAAGTATCCGATATTTCAAGGCGGTATGGGACTTGGTATCAGCTGGGACAAACTAGCTGGTAATGTAAGCTTAGAAGGCGGTCTTGGGATAATCAGCTCAGTTGGTACTGGATATTATGAAAATAGAAAATTTATAGATAAAGAGCTTAACGCAAAGCCATTTGGAAGTGAAAATTTCTACTCTACAAGAGGGCTTAGAGCAATTATTGAGAATGCCCGAAAAATTTGTGGAGATTTGCCACTTGGCGTAAATATAATGTACGCTGCAAATGACTACGCAAGAGTGGTAAAAGATGCTTGTGAAGCCGGTATAAATATCATCGTGTCAGGTGCTGGACTACCTACGAATTTGCCAGAATTTACACAAAATTTTAAAGAGGTTGCACTAGTTCCTATTATCTCAAGTGCAAAAGCACTAAAGATCATCTGTAAACGTTGGCTACAAAGATATGACCGCTTACCAGATGCTGTCGTGCTTGAGGGGCCACTAAGCGGCGGACACCAGGGCTTTACTTACGAGCAGTGCCTTGATCCTGAGTTTTCGTTATTCAATCTAATCCCACAGGTAAAGGCCGAGATAAAAGAGTGGGGTGACTTTCCGCTTATTGCAGCCGGTGGAATTTGGGATAAAAATGATATCGAAAAAGCAATATCGCTAGGCGCAGACGGCGTTCAAATGGGCACACGCTTTATCGGCACTCATGAGTGTGACGCAGATATTGGCTTTAAAGAAGTGATACTAGCAGCCGAGGAAAAGGACATAGAGCTTATAAAAAGTCCAGTTGGCTATCCGGCTCGTGGGATTAGAACAAATTTGATAAATTTGGTAGAAAAAAGGATGGGACCAAAGATTCAGTGTATAAGCAACTGCGTGAGCCCTTGTCAAAGGGGCAAAGGTGCTAAAGAGGTTGGATATTGCATCGCTGATAGGCTGTTTGACTCATTTAGCGGCAAAAAAGAGACCGGGTTATTTTTCACGGGAGCAAATGGATATAAACTAAAAGAGCTAATAAGCGTAAAAGAGCTAATGCACAAGCTGGTACATGGTGAATGA